Proteins encoded in a region of the Brevefilum fermentans genome:
- a CDS encoding imm11 family protein, producing the protein MEKFYLFDKLNDLFSRKVSYYEIIQPKIWAPPDTCKVCGQVVSQDLWLPPQRVRFSSADTSCWQDVMWGVPGLCMISERFRKIYEGEGLTGLNPFDPPVIIEKVGKYKKGVFPVELPTYYLITIPWGRGEIDQEKSEFVYETRKNEVYCPLGRHNGLISSYQRYVMKEGTWQGDDFFTPISSARISLCSERLKEVVKKYQVTGLNLIPSEKMMYNLHAMPSCTVRE; encoded by the coding sequence ATGGAAAAGTTTTATTTATTTGATAAACTTAATGACCTTTTTTCGAGAAAAGTATCTTACTATGAGATTATACAGCCAAAGATTTGGGCGCCACCTGACACCTGCAAAGTCTGTGGACAAGTTGTCAGCCAGGATTTGTGGCTTCCACCACAACGTGTCAGGTTTTCAAGCGCAGACACATCTTGTTGGCAGGATGTGATGTGGGGAGTCCCAGGATTGTGTATGATCTCAGAACGTTTTCGAAAGATCTACGAAGGGGAAGGATTAACTGGACTTAACCCCTTTGACCCACCTGTGATCATCGAGAAGGTGGGAAAGTATAAGAAAGGTGTTTTCCCAGTGGAACTACCGACGTATTACTTGATTACAATACCCTGGGGCAGAGGAGAGATTGACCAGGAAAAGTCTGAATTTGTGTATGAAACCCGAAAGAATGAAGTATATTGCCCGTTAGGCAGACATAATGGACTTATATCAAGTTATCAGCGTTATGTCATGAAAGAGGGGACCTGGCAAGGAGATGACTTCTTTACCCCGATCTCATCTGCTCGAATAAGCCTGTGCTCTGAGCGATTGAAGGAGGTTGTAAAGAAGTATCAGGTCACTGGTTTAAACCTGATTCCATCTGAGAAGATGATGTACAACTTACACGCCATGCCCAGTTGTACCGTTAGAGAATAA
- a CDS encoding NHL repeat-containing protein: MKIVNNASKLILTTLIISLVSCGVSKPFQEFDLKSSFTEMMTETENLEVCLPPIIKSSLPLGENVTLSLEELESSIATLPPLAWEKAEELPFPENSDPRIELINPRSRSLTLWFRVQEQSTISFWTYSLETQKWNAVASPSKVDHYFFDSESQLWFIVEGNVELQFYKIDQAENKLKEMLIIDASKLNNRILDFAYSPDHSLWVIMSNPTTLNQILVNLDLQTGKVTDHVTLSEYIIGVDTDEKGNVFSLNNKGVVERFNPKAKTVSYTYLSPKSSYWNAGETEFFFTETGQVYLNDLAWFENDDYSSNLHLIFRSTVFVTQTDDGSGSFVWESPEPQAETEDGRIWYKSMRGLAWHQPETGEWCMFTSAKSNIVKDSQGNLWIIYDNALYMLPASETSKQE; the protein is encoded by the coding sequence ATGAAAATAGTTAATAATGCCAGCAAACTAATTCTTACCACCTTAATAATTAGTCTGGTCTCATGTGGGGTCTCTAAGCCTTTTCAGGAATTCGATTTGAAAAGTAGCTTCACCGAAATGATGACGGAAACCGAAAATCTCGAGGTTTGTCTACCTCCAATTATTAAATCTTCGTTACCTTTGGGGGAGAATGTGACATTATCTTTGGAAGAACTTGAAAGTTCAATTGCCACATTACCACCTTTGGCCTGGGAAAAAGCAGAGGAACTTCCTTTCCCGGAGAATAGTGATCCTAGAATCGAATTAATTAATCCGAGGTCCCGAAGCTTAACCTTATGGTTTCGAGTTCAAGAGCAGTCGACTATAAGTTTCTGGACATATTCATTAGAAACTCAAAAATGGAATGCGGTCGCATCACCCAGCAAGGTAGACCATTATTTTTTTGATAGCGAATCGCAGTTATGGTTTATCGTTGAAGGGAATGTTGAGCTGCAGTTTTATAAGATAGATCAAGCAGAAAACAAATTGAAAGAAATGTTAATCATCGATGCCTCAAAGTTAAATAATAGAATTCTAGACTTTGCTTACTCTCCAGATCATTCATTGTGGGTGATTATGAGCAATCCGACAACACTTAATCAGATTCTAGTAAATCTCGATTTACAAACCGGAAAGGTAACAGATCATGTAACACTAAGTGAATATATTATCGGTGTGGATACTGATGAAAAAGGGAATGTCTTTTCACTTAATAACAAAGGAGTGGTTGAAAGATTTAACCCTAAGGCAAAAACCGTTTCTTATACATATCTTTCACCAAAGAGTAGTTATTGGAATGCTGGAGAAACAGAGTTCTTTTTTACTGAAACTGGGCAAGTTTATTTGAATGATCTTGCTTGGTTTGAGAATGACGATTATTCCTCTAATTTGCATCTGATATTCCGATCCACGGTTTTTGTTACACAAACTGACGACGGTAGTGGAAGTTTCGTTTGGGAGAGTCCGGAACCACAGGCAGAAACGGAGGATGGGCGGATTTGGTATAAGTCAATGAGGGGACTTGCCTGGCATCAGCCCGAAACAGGAGAATGGTGCATGTTTACGTCTGCAAAGAGCAATATTGTCAAAGACAGCCAGGGAAATCTGTGGATTATCTATGACAATGCCCTATATATGCTGCCAGCTTCAGAAACGAGTAAGCAGGAATGA
- a CDS encoding RHS repeat-associated core domain-containing protein, with protein MPRGISYYYADGQKIAMKDKDGVVSYLYGEQLGSVSAVADTNGNLVSTTLYEPWGTTRYENGDDVTDYGYTGQMQEGDIYFYNARWYDPSIGRFMQADTIIPLQVQGTQAFDRYAYVINNPINYVDPGGDFAITTAILIGVGVGALVGYAGQVISNLNNDMSFKEALTTDISAGWIVGGAVAGGVLGGMGFALGSYLATGAIPITSSLCLGKCTEVVKSGVEVTQKAGEVVKELFPAIKNTIYTGANYVYRVVENGVTKFVGITNNLSRRAIEHLSKTGWVIERIPGLENLSRFDARAVEQFLIEQYGLSNLFNKINSIAQANPIYENAIQRAGEILRNISFIK; from the coding sequence ATGCCACGCGGTATATCGTATTATTACGCTGATGGGCAAAAAATTGCGATGAAGGATAAAGATGGGGTGGTGAGCTATCTGTATGGCGAACAGTTGGGCAGCGTCAGCGCGGTGGCAGACACGAACGGAAACCTCGTCAGCACAACCCTCTACGAACCCTGGGGCACCACCAGATATGAGAATGGGGATGACGTAACCGACTATGGCTACACCGGGCAGATGCAAGAAGGCGACATCTACTTCTACAATGCTCGCTGGTACGACCCAAGCATCGGAAGATTCATGCAAGCCGACACGATCATACCGCTGCAAGTCCAGGGCACCCAGGCGTTTGACAGATATGCCTATGTCATCAACAACCCAATAAACTATGTTGATCCGGGGGGAGACTTTGCGATCACAACAGCTATCCTGATAGGGGTAGGTGTCGGGGCATTAGTCGGCTATGCAGGTCAGGTAATCAGCAACCTTAATAACGATATGAGTTTCAAAGAGGCTCTGACAACAGATATATCTGCTGGATGGATTGTCGGTGGTGCTGTTGCCGGAGGTGTGCTCGGCGGCATGGGCTTTGCCTTAGGTTCTTATCTGGCAACCGGAGCGATTCCGATTACCAGCTCTTTGTGTCTTGGTAAATGCACTGAAGTTGTAAAAAGTGGGGTAGAAGTAACACAAAAAGCAGGGGAAGTAGTTAAAGAATTGTTTCCTGCGATCAAAAACACGATTTATACAGGTGCAAATTATGTATATCGTGTTGTAGAGAATGGCGTTACGAAATTTGTTGGTATAACCAACAATCTTTCCCGAAGAGCGATTGAACATTTGTCAAAAACGGGATGGGTAATTGAAAGAATCCCTGGATTGGAGAATCTAAGCCGGTTTGATGCCAGAGCAGTTGAACAATTTTTAATTGAGCAGTATGGCTTATCTAATCTTTTCAATAAGATAAATAGTATTGCACAGGCTAACCCTATTTATGAAAATGCTATTCAAAGAGCTGGCGAAATTCTTCGAAATATAAGTTTCATAAAATAA
- a CDS encoding Imm26 family immunity protein codes for MKMTRLKTGDILLIPLSDSQAALGQIVMLDLRPKAPLNPLLRVVKGIYDPNDIDLDNIDFTDGLFPPIITGVGAAVKTGLWKKIGNKPVENFSYPKFIQSWYSEKNGEVSIWYLVDETGSRPIGSKLPEEHMQLEYFVVWSPFDVVNRIKTGEIPFPYADLINHNKFTPRE; via the coding sequence ATGAAAATGACCAGACTCAAAACAGGAGACATCCTCTTAATCCCTTTATCCGATTCACAAGCTGCCCTTGGGCAAATCGTGATGTTAGATTTACGTCCTAAAGCTCCGTTGAACCCATTACTTAGAGTGGTAAAAGGAATTTACGATCCAAATGATATTGACTTAGATAATATAGATTTTACGGACGGACTGTTTCCTCCGATAATTACAGGGGTTGGTGCGGCTGTTAAAACGGGATTATGGAAAAAAATCGGAAACAAACCGGTTGAAAATTTTAGTTATCCGAAATTTATTCAATCGTGGTATTCTGAGAAAAATGGAGAAGTATCAATCTGGTATCTGGTTGACGAAACAGGATCACGACCCATAGGCTCTAAATTACCAGAAGAGCATATGCAACTGGAGTATTTTGTGGTTTGGTCGCCATTTGATGTAGTTAATCGAATAAAGACCGGTGAAATACCTTTTCCATATGCCGATTTAATTAATCATAACAAATTTACGCCAAGAGAGTGA
- a CDS encoding SMI1/KNR4 family protein, translating to MFERVIDLRNNTYPNGSLTIKVGDPWEAFFMWEKPLTCKERDAHLVESGHLPKQYLDFLNTVSNGATLYYDNMYGQWGYKIYGLKECLSKQTTWMENLVQTPDSPYLVFCELYGDNSVLVFDKSSRQTKILETNYLRSSEWDLVAGSLDEWLTKLIDHDGAKYWE from the coding sequence ATGTTTGAGAGAGTAATAGACTTAAGAAACAACACTTATCCAAACGGATCACTAACCATAAAGGTTGGTGATCCGTGGGAAGCCTTCTTTATGTGGGAAAAACCATTAACATGTAAGGAAAGAGATGCTCATCTTGTTGAGAGTGGCCATCTGCCAAAACAATACTTAGATTTTCTGAACACTGTTTCGAATGGTGCTACTCTTTACTATGATAATATGTATGGACAATGGGGATACAAGATATACGGGTTAAAAGAGTGCTTATCCAAACAAACAACCTGGATGGAAAATCTAGTACAAACTCCAGACTCACCATATCTGGTCTTTTGCGAACTTTATGGCGATAACTCAGTTCTCGTATTTGATAAGTCAAGTAGACAAACTAAGATCCTCGAGACAAATTATTTGCGCTCATCAGAATGGGATTTGGTCGCGGGCTCTCTTGATGAGTGGCTTACTAAACTCATAGATCATGATGGAGCAAAGTATTGGGAATGA
- a CDS encoding RHS repeat domain-containing protein, producing MKRIRLKTGDILLIPLSDSQAALGHLKNHSAVNEYHYYFFQPHVVETDGANSYAYDQNGNMTSRTVEGVEWAYNYNAENQLTRIEKNSQLVSEYGYDGDGKRVWAIDYESSVAQKETIYIGNYFEFVREDEAAGQGEGGECTGTYCTYLPMIFQMPRGISYYYADGQRIAMKDKNGVVSYLYGDQLGSVSAVADANGNLVSTTLYEPWGTTRYENGDDITDYGYTGQMQEGDIYFYNARWYDPQLGRFMQADTLVPLQVQGTQAFDRYAYVNNNPLRYTDPSGNRACDDYYGNGCNVISPPSPNPIFNISVCGLGDSALFCGQTGADVPLSPYISWSGQHHSFYVQGSTKADTSASVVDYLRTLPTKTKIRFIGHSAGADAIILTFHSLLKMNMIGNLDIAGVVLLDPTLTANYYFEPGSNMSTYFNEMIGSEIRTFVAITTGYDSEGRIIPSINTVELLSYGNYTFERDVPLTHAELALSADIAERAERWILEGVK from the coding sequence ATGAAAAGAATCAGACTCAAGACAGGAGATATATTACTAATTCCCTTATCCGATTCACAAGCTGCTCTTGGGCATCTGAAGAATCATTCAGCAGTCAATGAATATCACTATTACTTTTTTCAACCTCATGTTGTGGAGACAGACGGAGCCAACAGCTATGCCTATGACCAAAACGGTAATATGACCAGCCGGACGGTTGAAGGGGTTGAGTGGGCATACAACTACAATGCCGAAAACCAGCTGACCAGGATAGAAAAGAACAGCCAGCTTGTAAGCGAGTATGGCTATGATGGCGATGGGAAGCGGGTCTGGGCAATCGATTATGAGAGCTCAGTCGCACAGAAAGAGACCATCTACATTGGGAACTACTTTGAGTTTGTGAGAGAAGATGAGGCTGCGGGGCAAGGTGAGGGTGGGGAATGTACGGGCACCTATTGTACCTACCTTCCGATGATATTCCAAATGCCACGCGGGATATCGTATTATTACGCTGACGGGCAGCGAATTGCGATGAAAGATAAAAATGGGGTGGTGAGCTATCTGTATGGCGATCAGTTGGGCAGCGTCAGTGCGGTGGCGGATGCGAACGGAAACCTGGTCAGCACAACCCTCTACGAACCCTGGGGCACCACCAGATATGAGAATGGGGATGACATAACCGACTATGGCTACACCGGGCAGATGCAAGAAGGCGACATTTACTTCTACAATGCCCGCTGGTACGACCCGCAGCTGGGGCGTTTCATGCAAGCCGACACGCTTGTGCCCTTGCAGGTTCAAGGCACCCAGGCGTTTGACCGTTATGCTTACGTCAACAACAACCCGTTACGATACACCGACCCAAGCGGGAATCGGGCATGCGATGATTATTATGGAAACGGGTGTAACGTAATCTCACCCCCCTCACCGAACCCAATCTTCAATATTTCTGTTTGCGGACTTGGCGACTCGGCATTGTTCTGTGGTCAGACCGGAGCCGATGTGCCACTGTCGCCTTACATCTCCTGGAGTGGACAACACCACTCATTTTACGTTCAGGGATCGACAAAAGCAGATACCAGTGCGAGTGTTGTTGATTATCTTCGAACGTTACCCACAAAAACAAAAATTCGATTTATTGGGCACAGTGCAGGGGCTGATGCCATTATATTAACCTTTCATAGTTTGTTGAAAATGAACATGATAGGTAATTTGGATATTGCAGGCGTCGTGTTACTAGATCCGACATTAACCGCCAATTATTATTTTGAACCGGGTAGCAATATGTCAACTTACTTTAATGAGATGATAGGTTCAGAGATAAGAACGTTTGTTGCTATCACTACAGGCTATGATAGTGAAGGAAGGATAATTCCTAGTATTAATACCGTGGAATTACTATCGTATGGTAATTATACCTTTGAAAGAGATGTTCCTTTAACACATGCAGAACTTGCTTTGTCTGCAGACATTGCAGAACGTGCAGAAAGATGGATTTTGGAAGGTGTAAAATGA
- a CDS encoding RHS repeat-associated core domain-containing protein, with the protein MIYTILTMKNSDNDQLASVSAVADASGNLVSKTLFHPWGTTRYSQGTNPTDNAYTGQMHEGDIYFYNARWYDPQLGRFMQADTSVPADIQGIQAFDRFAYVNNNPMNYVDPGGDFAITTAILIGVGVGALVGYGGQVIHNLNNDMSFKEALTTDISVGWIVGGAVAGGVLGGVGFAALAHFGIIQATTATTAVGSSLCADGDCSNEINYLAERSLSTIDNVVSTVEKAPLRGQSHHIFSNRVWNVMSDSLKAAFGNNRNSLIVQGVDYEAHHGYQQWHRAVDTMSWSYLF; encoded by the coding sequence ATGATCTATACAATTCTAACGATGAAAAACTCGGATAATGACCAGTTGGCGAGCGTCAGCGCGGTGGCAGACGCGAGCGGAAATCTGGTAAGCAAAACCCTCTTCCACCCCTGGGGTACTACCAGGTACTCCCAAGGAACAAATCCAACCGACAATGCCTACACGGGACAGATGCATGAAGGCGACATCTACTTCTACAACGCTAGATGGTACGACCCACAGTTGGGGCGTTTTATGCAGGCAGACACCAGCGTACCAGCAGATATCCAGGGAATCCAGGCATTTGACAGGTTCGCCTACGTCAACAACAACCCAATGAATTATGTTGATCCAGGGGGAGACTTTGCGATTACAACGGCTATCCTGATCGGGGTGGGTGTGGGGGCTTTAGTTGGTTATGGCGGTCAGGTAATCCATAACCTTAATAACGATATGAGTTTCAAGGAAGCGTTGACTACGGATATATCTGTTGGATGGATTGTCGGCGGTGCAGTTGCTGGAGGTGTATTAGGCGGTGTGGGCTTTGCAGCTTTGGCTCACTTTGGGATTATACAAGCAACAACTGCAACGACAGCGGTCGGTTCGAGCTTGTGTGCTGATGGTGATTGCTCAAATGAGATTAATTATTTGGCAGAAAGAAGCCTGAGCACTATTGATAATGTGGTTAGCACTGTTGAAAAAGCTCCATTGCGGGGACAATCTCACCATATTTTTTCGAATAGGGTTTGGAATGTGATGAGTGATTCACTCAAAGCCGCATTTGGAAACAACCGTAACTCCTTGATTGTTCAAGGAGTTGATTATGAAGCACACCATGGCTATCAGCAGTGGCATCGGGCGGTAGACACAATGAGTTGGTCATATTTATTTTGA